The following are from one region of the Rhizobacter sp. AJA081-3 genome:
- a CDS encoding DUF2938 domain-containing protein, translated as MPSFHTFGQIALVGIGATAAMDVWLLLLARLGVPSTGFAMVGRWVGHFARGQFAHAVISKAAPVPFELGLGWLTHYVIGIAYAAVLVAVQGTAWLEQPTLLPAVAFGVVTVAAPWFVMQPAMGSGFLASKTPAPLKNCLRNLTHHTAFGAGLYLAASALAQAAR; from the coding sequence ATGCCCTCGTTCCACACCTTCGGACAAATCGCCCTGGTCGGAATCGGCGCCACGGCCGCCATGGACGTCTGGCTGCTGCTCCTGGCGCGCTTGGGCGTACCCAGCACCGGCTTCGCCATGGTGGGGCGCTGGGTTGGTCACTTCGCACGTGGTCAGTTCGCCCATGCAGTCATCTCGAAGGCGGCACCCGTCCCGTTCGAGCTCGGCCTGGGATGGCTGACTCACTACGTCATCGGCATCGCCTACGCGGCGGTCCTGGTTGCCGTCCAGGGCACTGCGTGGCTCGAGCAGCCGACGCTGCTGCCTGCCGTGGCTTTTGGTGTGGTGACCGTGGCGGCGCCCTGGTTCGTGATGCAGCCGGCCATGGGTTCGGGCTTTCTGGCGTCGAAGACGCCAGCGCCGCTGAAGAACTGCCTGCGCAACCTGACCCATCACACGGCGTTCGGCGCAGGCCTGTACCTGGCGGCCTCCGCTCTGGCGCAGGCCGCCAGGTGA
- a CDS encoding antitoxin Xre-like helix-turn-helix domain-containing protein, with product MSALHSPSRRNAPRGGTDSAAVLATATQRAAALLGLSGAGLARILGVSEATVSRIGRGERGLPPDSKEGELALLLVRLYRSLDALVGNDEARRLAWMRSHNDALNGVPATLVLSAQGLVAAVAYLDAMRAPI from the coding sequence ATGAGCGCCCTGCACAGCCCCTCCCGCCGAAACGCCCCTCGAGGCGGTACCGATTCCGCCGCCGTACTGGCCACGGCCACGCAGCGTGCCGCCGCCCTGCTGGGCCTCAGCGGTGCCGGCCTGGCGCGCATCCTCGGCGTCAGCGAGGCCACGGTGTCGCGCATCGGGCGCGGCGAACGCGGCCTGCCGCCGGATTCGAAGGAAGGCGAACTGGCCCTGCTGCTGGTGCGCCTGTACCGCTCGCTCGACGCGCTGGTCGGCAACGACGAGGCGCGGCGCCTGGCCTGGATGCGCAGCCACAACGACGCGTTGAACGGCGTGCCCGCCACGCTGGTGCTCAGTGCGCAGGGGCTGGTGGCCGCGGTCGCCTACCTCGACGCGATGCGCGCGCCGATCTGA
- a CDS encoding helix-turn-helix domain-containing protein, which produces MDISEVAKKSGVAASALRYYERKGLIRSLESDGARRKFSPAVLDQLALIALGQAAGFSLDEIRVMFTPGGELNIDRAMLASKADELERMVKRLKAMIEGLRHAVACPAPSHAACPSFQRLLKAASAGALENRQRRLVPPRSR; this is translated from the coding sequence ATGGACATCTCGGAAGTCGCCAAGAAGTCGGGTGTGGCCGCATCGGCGCTGCGGTACTACGAACGCAAGGGCCTCATCCGCTCGCTGGAATCGGACGGCGCCCGGCGCAAGTTCTCGCCCGCGGTGCTGGACCAGCTGGCGCTCATCGCTCTGGGGCAGGCGGCCGGGTTCTCGCTGGACGAGATTCGGGTGATGTTCACTCCCGGCGGTGAGCTGAACATCGACCGCGCGATGCTTGCGTCCAAGGCCGATGAGCTCGAGCGAATGGTCAAGCGGCTGAAGGCGATGATCGAGGGCCTGCGGCACGCCGTGGCATGTCCCGCGCCGAGCCATGCGGCCTGCCCTTCATTCCAGCGGCTGCTGAAGGCCGCCTCGGCCGGGGCGCTGGAGAATCGACAGCGGCGCCTCGTGCCCCCGAGAAGCAGGTGA
- a CDS encoding DUF2798 domain-containing protein, protein MLPKSCAPALFGLILSGLMSLLVSGISTYRAVGFSDGYAGMWTGAWLTAWLVAFPVVLIVAPLARRTVAALVDKRP, encoded by the coding sequence ATGCTTCCCAAGTCCTGTGCACCTGCACTCTTCGGCCTGATTCTGTCGGGGCTGATGTCCCTGCTGGTTTCCGGCATCTCGACCTACCGCGCCGTCGGCTTCAGCGATGGCTATGCCGGCATGTGGACCGGCGCCTGGTTGACCGCCTGGCTGGTGGCCTTCCCCGTCGTGCTGATCGTCGCGCCGCTCGCGCGCCGAACGGTTGCCGCGCTCGTCGACAAGCGGCCTTGA
- a CDS encoding Fpg/Nei family DNA glycosylase, translating to MPELPDITVYVESLAAKLRGATLQRVRIANPFVLRTALPPIGSAEGRHVTGLERLGKRVVIALDGDLFLVIHLMIAGRLQWLAAGAKPAKSALASFEFDAGTLALTEAGTKRRASLHLLAGREALATQDPGGIDVMSAEPAAFMARLQAENHTLKRALTNPRLFSGIGNAYSDEILHRARLSPVTLTRSLDADNATRLLAATQAVMQEWTARLRDEAQRQGGWPKQVTAFRPEMAVHGRYGQPCPVCGSPVQRIVHADNETNYCARCQTGGKLLADRALSRLLKASWPRHIDDID from the coding sequence ATGCCGGAACTGCCGGACATCACCGTCTACGTCGAGAGCCTGGCTGCCAAGTTGCGCGGCGCCACGCTGCAGCGTGTGCGCATCGCCAATCCCTTCGTGCTGCGCACCGCGCTGCCGCCGATCGGCAGCGCCGAGGGCCGGCACGTGACCGGCCTCGAGCGGCTCGGCAAGCGGGTGGTGATCGCGCTCGACGGCGATCTGTTCCTCGTCATCCACCTGATGATCGCCGGCCGGCTGCAGTGGCTGGCCGCCGGCGCCAAGCCGGCGAAATCGGCGCTGGCGTCCTTCGAGTTCGACGCCGGCACGCTGGCGCTCACCGAAGCCGGCACGAAACGCCGTGCCTCGCTGCACCTGCTGGCGGGCCGCGAGGCACTGGCCACGCAGGACCCCGGCGGCATTGACGTAATGAGCGCCGAGCCTGCCGCCTTCATGGCGCGGCTGCAGGCCGAGAACCACACGCTCAAGCGCGCGTTGACGAACCCGCGCCTGTTCAGCGGCATCGGCAACGCGTATTCCGACGAGATCCTGCACCGCGCGCGGCTGTCGCCTGTCACGTTGACGCGCTCGCTCGACGCCGACAACGCGACCCGCCTGCTCGCGGCGACGCAGGCCGTGATGCAGGAATGGACCGCCCGCCTGCGCGACGAGGCGCAGCGCCAGGGCGGCTGGCCGAAGCAGGTGACCGCCTTCCGCCCCGAGATGGCGGTGCATGGCCGCTACGGCCAGCCCTGCCCGGTGTGCGGCAGTCCGGTGCAACGCATCGTGCATGCCGACAACGAGACCAACTACTGTGCGCGCTGCCAGACCGGCGGCAAGCTGCTCGCCGACCGCGCCCTCTCGCGGCTGCTCAAGGCGAGCTGGCCGCGGCACATCGACGATATCGACTGA
- a CDS encoding peptide chain release factor 3, producing MSELTPQVRRRRTFAIISHPDAGKTTLTEKLLLFSGAIQIAGSVKARKATRHATSDWMEIEKQRGISVASSVMQMEYRDCVINLLDTPGHQDFSEDTYRVLTAVDAALMVIDAANGVEPQTRRLLQVCRARNTPILTFVNKMDREVQEPLALMDEIERELGMSVVPFTWPVGMGKLFGGVLDLRKNQMRVFSPGEDRVKEGGDEIVDGLSNPALMERFGAAYEQAANEVELVREAAPSFDEEQFLEGHQTPMFFGSAINNFGVQEVLDALVDLAPSPGDRSSIQRVVHPDEPKFTGVVFKIQANMDPAHRDRIAFVRVASGHFERGMRLKVVRSGKELRPNTVVSFLSQRRELLDEAFAGDIIGIPNHGVLQLGDTLTEGESLQFTGLPFFAPEMFRTVEVADPLKTKQLRAGLTQLGEEGAIQVFRPMAGTLLLLGAVGQLQFEVVAHRLEHEYGVKARITPARYNVARWVTCETGEGPAADERELKRFIDGNSHRVAHDAVNAPCVLLEYAGELRAMQENWPKIKFHALREHAGLVFQKQLEG from the coding sequence ATGTCCGAACTCACGCCCCAGGTGCGGCGCCGCCGCACCTTCGCCATCATTTCGCACCCCGACGCGGGCAAGACCACGCTGACCGAGAAGCTGCTGCTGTTCTCCGGCGCGATCCAGATCGCCGGCTCGGTGAAGGCGCGCAAGGCCACGCGCCATGCGACCTCGGACTGGATGGAGATCGAGAAGCAGCGCGGCATCTCGGTGGCCTCGTCCGTCATGCAGATGGAGTACCGAGACTGCGTCATCAACCTGCTGGACACGCCGGGCCACCAGGACTTCTCCGAAGACACCTACCGCGTGCTCACCGCGGTGGACGCGGCGCTGATGGTCATCGACGCGGCCAACGGCGTGGAGCCGCAGACGCGGCGGCTGCTGCAGGTCTGCCGCGCGCGCAACACGCCCATCCTCACCTTCGTCAACAAGATGGACCGCGAGGTGCAGGAGCCGCTGGCGCTGATGGACGAGATCGAGCGCGAACTCGGCATGAGCGTGGTGCCCTTCACCTGGCCGGTGGGCATGGGCAAGCTGTTCGGCGGTGTGCTCGACCTGCGCAAGAACCAGATGCGCGTTTTCTCACCCGGCGAAGATCGGGTGAAGGAAGGCGGCGACGAGATCGTCGACGGCCTCTCGAACCCGGCGCTGATGGAGCGCTTCGGCGCCGCCTACGAGCAGGCCGCCAACGAAGTGGAACTGGTGCGGGAAGCCGCGCCCTCGTTCGACGAGGAGCAGTTCCTCGAAGGCCACCAGACGCCGATGTTCTTCGGCTCGGCGATCAACAACTTCGGCGTGCAGGAAGTGCTCGATGCACTCGTCGACCTGGCGCCCTCGCCGGGCGACCGCAGTTCGATCCAGCGCGTGGTGCACCCCGACGAGCCCAAGTTCACCGGCGTGGTCTTCAAGATCCAGGCCAACATGGACCCGGCGCACCGCGACCGCATCGCCTTCGTGCGGGTGGCCTCGGGCCACTTCGAACGCGGCATGCGGCTGAAGGTGGTGCGTTCGGGCAAGGAGCTGCGGCCGAACACCGTGGTGTCGTTCCTGTCGCAGCGGCGCGAGCTGCTCGACGAAGCCTTCGCCGGCGACATCATCGGCATCCCGAACCACGGCGTGCTGCAGCTCGGCGACACGCTCACCGAAGGCGAGAGCCTGCAGTTCACCGGGCTGCCCTTCTTCGCGCCGGAGATGTTCCGCACCGTCGAGGTGGCCGACCCGCTGAAGACCAAGCAGCTGCGCGCCGGCCTGACGCAGCTTGGCGAGGAGGGCGCGATCCAGGTGTTCCGCCCGATGGCCGGCACGTTGCTGCTGCTCGGCGCGGTGGGCCAGCTGCAGTTCGAGGTGGTGGCGCACCGGCTCGAGCACGAGTACGGCGTGAAGGCGCGCATCACGCCGGCGCGCTACAACGTGGCGCGCTGGGTGACCTGCGAGACGGGCGAGGGGCCTGCTGCCGACGAGCGCGAACTCAAGCGTTTCATCGACGGCAACTCGCACCGCGTGGCGCACGACGCCGTCAACGCGCCCTGCGTGCTGCTCGAGTACGCGGGCGAGCTGCGCGCGATGCAGGAGAACTGGCCGAAGATCAAGTTCCACGCGCTGCGCGAGCACGCGGGACTCGTCTTCCAGAAGCAGCTGGAGGGCTGA
- a CDS encoding flavodoxin family protein: MSKLAIIYHSAHGHTEFIARQVLVGTRQVEDVEAHLVKAEDIARTPDELVEYDGLILGSPTYLGGVSGPFKSFMDATGRLWRTQQLKGKLAAGFTVSSLPAGDKQSTLLSMFVFAMQHGMLWVGNPILPEQHNGVPYDEAANRLGSWSGLMAQAGHSAPADSFVPGDVKTARMFGRHFAESLNRVMVPA; encoded by the coding sequence ATGAGCAAACTTGCCATCATCTATCACAGCGCCCACGGGCACACCGAGTTCATCGCGCGTCAGGTGCTCGTCGGCACCCGGCAGGTCGAAGACGTCGAGGCCCACCTAGTCAAGGCCGAGGACATCGCCCGCACGCCGGACGAGCTCGTCGAGTACGACGGACTCATCCTGGGCTCGCCGACCTACCTCGGCGGCGTCTCCGGCCCGTTCAAGTCCTTCATGGACGCCACGGGTCGTCTGTGGCGCACCCAGCAACTCAAGGGCAAGCTCGCCGCGGGGTTCACTGTGTCGTCGCTTCCCGCCGGCGACAAGCAGTCGACGCTGCTGTCGATGTTCGTCTTCGCCATGCAGCACGGGATGCTGTGGGTCGGCAACCCCATCCTGCCCGAGCAGCACAACGGCGTGCCGTACGACGAGGCCGCGAACCGGCTCGGATCGTGGTCGGGCCTGATGGCCCAGGCCGGTCACTCGGCGCCGGCGGACTCGTTCGTGCCGGGTGACGTCAAGACAGCCAGGATGTTCGGCCGCCACTTCGCCGAGAGCCTGAACCGTGTGATGGTCCCCGCGTAG
- the atzF gene encoding allophanate hydrolase, with the protein MARFLLNPCLYTSRCTETVIPTPVTPLTLPDWLQAYRDGASPAALLGSLRGRLAARTHDVAVIRLISDAELQARLAALDAAAAKHADRAALLAALPLFGVPFAVKDNIDIAGIETTAACPAFAHRAERSATVVQRLEAAGAVWIAKTNLDQFATGLVGTRSPYGRPASALAPERISGGSSAGSAVLVARGDVPFSLGTDTAGSGRVPAGFNQIVGLKPTPGRTSTAGVVPACRSLDCVSIFAQTVDDAAGVLAVIEGADPADAYSRFAPGPAAYAPALSIGVPAQPEFFGDAAYVSAWPSALERLGSLGHRVVPIDFSPLHEVAALLYDGPWVAERHAAVRTLLARQPEAFDDTVRRVISRALDMSATDAFVAQYRLRELALQAAAVWAGCDVLMVPTTTGHPRFADIDADPIGLNSQLGRYTNFVNLLDWCAIAVPSGTTTAHLPFGVTFIAPPRHDAALARFARGWQAAAALPMGAASRVPSLPAATPTLWPRHERLLPIAVVGAHLSGLPLNGQLIERGATLIEATTTAPRYRLHALPGTVPPKPGLVRDEAAGHAIALEVWAMPQSAVGSFLALIPAPLGLGSIELADGRRVHGFLCEAHAVAAAPDVSGFGGWRAYLASLH; encoded by the coding sequence ATGGCACGGTTTCTGCTGAATCCCTGCTTGTATACCAGCAGGTGCACCGAAACCGTGATCCCGACCCCCGTCACGCCCCTCACGCTCCCCGATTGGCTGCAGGCCTACCGCGACGGTGCTTCGCCGGCCGCGCTGCTGGGCTCGCTGCGCGGCCGGTTGGCGGCGCGCACGCATGACGTGGCGGTGATCCGCCTGATCAGCGACGCCGAACTGCAGGCGCGCCTGGCCGCGCTGGATGCCGCCGCCGCGAAACATGCCGACCGCGCCGCGCTGCTGGCCGCGCTGCCGCTGTTCGGCGTGCCCTTCGCAGTGAAAGACAACATCGACATCGCTGGCATCGAGACCACCGCTGCCTGCCCGGCCTTCGCGCACCGCGCAGAGCGCAGCGCCACCGTTGTCCAGCGGCTGGAGGCCGCCGGCGCCGTCTGGATCGCCAAGACCAACCTCGACCAGTTCGCCACCGGCCTGGTCGGTACCCGCTCGCCCTACGGCCGCCCGGCCAGCGCGCTGGCGCCCGAGCGCATCAGCGGCGGCTCCAGCGCCGGCTCGGCGGTGCTGGTCGCGCGCGGCGACGTGCCGTTCTCGCTGGGCACCGACACGGCCGGCTCGGGCCGCGTGCCGGCCGGCTTCAACCAGATCGTCGGCCTCAAGCCGACACCGGGGCGCACCAGCACCGCCGGCGTGGTGCCGGCCTGCCGCAGCCTCGACTGCGTGTCGATCTTCGCGCAGACGGTGGACGACGCCGCCGGCGTGCTCGCCGTCATCGAAGGCGCCGACCCCGCCGACGCCTACAGCCGCTTCGCGCCCGGCCCGGCCGCCTACGCGCCGGCGCTAAGCATCGGCGTGCCCGCGCAGCCCGAGTTCTTCGGCGACGCCGCCTACGTCAGCGCGTGGCCGTCAGCGCTGGAGCGGCTCGGGTCGCTCGGCCACCGCGTGGTGCCGATCGACTTCTCGCCGCTGCACGAGGTCGCCGCGCTGCTCTACGACGGCCCCTGGGTGGCCGAGCGCCACGCCGCCGTGCGCACGCTGCTGGCGCGCCAGCCCGAGGCCTTCGACGACACGGTGCGCCGCGTGATCTCGCGCGCGCTCGACATGAGCGCCACCGACGCCTTCGTCGCGCAGTACCGGCTGCGCGAGCTGGCGCTGCAGGCTGCCGCGGTGTGGGCCGGCTGCGATGTGCTGATGGTGCCCACCACCACCGGCCACCCGCGCTTCGCCGACATCGACGCCGACCCGATCGGCTTGAACTCGCAGCTCGGCCGCTACACCAACTTCGTCAACCTGCTCGACTGGTGCGCGATCGCGGTGCCCAGCGGCACCACGACGGCGCACCTGCCCTTCGGCGTGACCTTCATCGCGCCGCCGCGGCACGACGCTGCGCTGGCGCGCTTCGCCCGCGGCTGGCAGGCCGCCGCCGCACTGCCGATGGGCGCCGCCAGCAGGGTGCCTTCGCTGCCAGCGGCCACGCCCACGCTGTGGCCGCGACACGAGCGGCTGCTGCCGATCGCCGTGGTCGGCGCGCACCTCTCGGGCCTGCCGCTGAACGGGCAGCTGATCGAACGCGGCGCCACGCTGATCGAAGCCACCACCACCGCACCGCGCTATCGCCTGCACGCGCTGCCCGGCACGGTGCCGCCCAAACCCGGCCTGGTGCGCGACGAGGCCGCCGGCCACGCCATCGCACTCGAGGTCTGGGCGATGCCGCAATCGGCGGTGGGCAGCTTTCTTGCATTGATCCCCGCGCCGCTGGGGCTGGGCTCGATCGAACTGGCCGACGGGCGGCGCGTGCACGGCTTCCTGTGCGAGGCGCACGCCGTCGCCGCAGCGCCCGACGTCAGCGGCTTCGGCGGCTGGCGCGCCTACCTCGCTTCCCTGCACTGA
- a CDS encoding RES family NAD+ phosphorylase, which translates to MQPWRDEWFADGVRPASALLWRGVEAQHKVATMRLVDSLDDQAELERLLEASKPPLPPAAQGLHYLLSTPFRYRSPHPSRFRAGTDAGVWYGAKERETACTEVGYWRWRFLMDSAGLREGELVTEHTFFQAQARGPAVDLTREPWSRGAEAWKQRNDYAPCQALARAVRAHGKAQWIRYESVRRPGGLCGAVLAPQALSLPAAHRLETWVCKVNAKQALMLHDEDRVTVPIEA; encoded by the coding sequence ATGCAGCCCTGGCGCGACGAGTGGTTCGCTGACGGCGTGCGGCCGGCCTCGGCCCTGCTGTGGCGCGGCGTGGAAGCGCAGCACAAGGTGGCCACGATGAGGCTGGTCGACAGCCTGGACGACCAGGCCGAACTCGAGCGCCTGCTCGAAGCCAGCAAGCCGCCACTGCCGCCGGCCGCGCAAGGCCTCCACTACCTGCTGTCCACGCCCTTTCGCTACCGCTCGCCACACCCCTCGCGCTTTCGCGCCGGCACCGACGCGGGTGTCTGGTACGGTGCCAAGGAACGCGAGACCGCCTGCACCGAGGTCGGCTACTGGCGCTGGCGCTTCCTGATGGACAGCGCCGGCCTGCGCGAAGGCGAGCTGGTCACCGAGCACACCTTCTTCCAGGCCCAGGCGCGCGGGCCGGCGGTCGACCTGACACGCGAGCCCTGGTCACGCGGGGCCGAAGCCTGGAAGCAGCGCAACGACTACGCGCCCTGCCAGGCGCTGGCGCGGGCCGTGCGCGCGCACGGCAAGGCGCAGTGGATCCGCTATGAATCCGTGCGCCGGCCGGGCGGCTTGTGCGGCGCGGTGCTGGCGCCGCAGGCGCTGAGCCTGCCCGCGGCGCACCGGCTGGAGACCTGGGTGTGCAAGGTGAACGCGAAGCAGGCCTTGATGCTGCACGACGAGGACCGCGTGACGGTCCCCATCGAAGCCTGA
- a CDS encoding DJ-1/PfpI family protein yields MRIAILTFDGFNELDSFIALGMLNRLGAQGWKAEIASPTSHVTSMNGVTVQAQRSLEFANEADAVIFGSGIYTRAIAENSKLLDRLRLDPLRQLIGAQCSGTLLLARLGLIADLPACTDLTTKPWVVEAGVRVIDAPFHARGPIATAGGCLSAQYLAAWMMAKRAGLEATTQALHYVAPVGEKDAYVERLLGVVKPFLDS; encoded by the coding sequence GTGCGCATCGCCATCCTGACCTTCGACGGCTTCAACGAGCTCGATTCCTTCATCGCCCTCGGGATGCTCAACCGGCTGGGCGCGCAGGGCTGGAAGGCCGAGATCGCGAGCCCGACCTCGCACGTCACCTCGATGAACGGCGTCACCGTGCAGGCGCAGCGTTCGCTGGAGTTCGCCAACGAGGCCGATGCGGTGATCTTCGGCAGCGGCATCTACACGCGCGCCATCGCCGAGAACAGCAAGCTGCTCGACCGCCTTCGACTGGACCCGCTGCGCCAGCTCATCGGCGCGCAGTGTTCAGGCACGCTGCTGCTGGCGCGCCTGGGGCTGATCGCCGACTTGCCGGCCTGCACCGACCTGACCACCAAGCCCTGGGTGGTGGAGGCCGGCGTGCGCGTCATCGACGCGCCCTTCCATGCACGCGGGCCGATCGCCACCGCCGGCGGCTGCCTCTCCGCGCAATACCTCGCCGCCTGGATGATGGCTAAGCGCGCCGGCCTGGAGGCCACCACGCAGGCGCTGCACTACGTGGCGCCGGTGGGCGAGAAGGACGCCTACGTCGAGCGGCTGCTCGGCGTCGTCAAGCCGTTCCTCGACAGCTGA
- a CDS encoding ABC transporter substrate-binding protein gives MDRRRFIQSGSAAAALGALPLAARAQARPKDVLIVANEFGPNSLDIHTVGANRASYGVSWICYDRLMSYGKKTLPDGRVVYDRNKLEPELAESWQMAPDGGSVTFKLRKNAKFHDGTPVTAKDVKWSFDRAVTVGGFPTFQMAAGSLEKPEQFVVVDDHTFTVKFLRKDKLTMNDLAVPVPSIFNSELVKKNATAADPWGLVWTRNNTAGGGAYKVEAFRPGQEIVYVRFDEWKSGPLPKLRRIVQREVPNAGNRRALLVKGDIDITYDLPPKDFSELSKEGAAVKVSSTPIENAMFYLGMNTTKAPFDNPKVRQAVALALPYDKLYENALYGRAIKLYGAPSMQVTSTAWPQPTGYKTDLAKAKALMAEAGASAGFETTLSFDLGSGTISEPMAILIQESLAAIGIKTQINKIPGATWRSALLKKDMPLIINRFGGWLDFPEYFFFWCYHGQNAVFNTMSYQNAKLDKIITNARFAESKTLYDSFVKDMVQIAFDEVPRVPLFQPTMDVAMQKDVQGYMYWFHLQPDYRQLSKA, from the coding sequence ATGGACCGTCGTCGTTTCATTCAATCGGGCAGCGCCGCTGCCGCGCTCGGCGCGCTGCCGCTGGCCGCCCGCGCACAGGCGCGCCCGAAGGACGTGCTCATCGTCGCCAACGAGTTCGGCCCCAACTCGCTGGACATCCACACCGTCGGCGCGAATCGCGCGAGCTACGGCGTGAGCTGGATCTGCTACGACCGGCTGATGAGCTACGGCAAGAAGACGCTGCCCGACGGCCGCGTCGTCTACGACCGCAACAAGCTCGAGCCCGAGCTCGCCGAGAGCTGGCAGATGGCGCCCGACGGCGGCTCGGTGACCTTCAAGCTGCGCAAGAACGCCAAGTTCCACGACGGCACGCCAGTGACCGCGAAAGACGTCAAGTGGAGCTTCGACCGCGCCGTCACGGTGGGCGGCTTCCCGACCTTCCAGATGGCCGCCGGCTCGCTGGAGAAGCCCGAGCAGTTCGTCGTGGTGGACGACCACACCTTCACCGTCAAGTTCCTGCGCAAGGACAAGCTGACGATGAACGACCTGGCGGTGCCGGTGCCGTCGATCTTCAACAGCGAGCTGGTGAAGAAGAACGCCACCGCCGCCGACCCCTGGGGCCTGGTCTGGACGCGCAACAACACCGCCGGCGGCGGCGCGTACAAGGTGGAGGCCTTCCGCCCCGGGCAGGAAATCGTCTACGTGCGCTTCGACGAGTGGAAGAGCGGCCCGCTGCCGAAGCTGCGCCGCATCGTGCAGCGCGAGGTGCCCAACGCCGGCAACCGCCGCGCCTTGCTCGTCAAGGGCGACATCGACATCACCTACGACCTGCCGCCGAAGGACTTCTCCGAGCTGTCGAAGGAGGGCGCGGCGGTGAAGGTGAGCAGCACGCCGATCGAGAACGCGATGTTCTACCTCGGCATGAACACCACCAAGGCACCCTTCGACAACCCGAAGGTGCGCCAGGCCGTGGCGCTGGCGCTGCCCTACGACAAGCTCTACGAGAACGCGCTGTACGGCCGCGCCATCAAGCTGTACGGCGCCCCGTCGATGCAGGTCACCAGCACTGCGTGGCCGCAGCCCACCGGCTACAAGACCGACCTCGCGAAGGCCAAGGCGCTGATGGCCGAGGCCGGCGCCAGTGCCGGCTTCGAGACCACGCTGAGCTTCGATCTGGGCAGCGGCACGATCAGCGAGCCGATGGCGATCCTCATCCAGGAGTCGCTGGCCGCGATCGGCATCAAGACGCAGATCAACAAGATCCCCGGCGCCACCTGGCGCTCGGCGCTGCTGAAGAAGGACATGCCGCTGATCATCAACCGCTTCGGCGGCTGGCTGGACTTCCCCGAGTACTTCTTCTTCTGGTGCTACCACGGGCAGAACGCCGTGTTCAACACCATGAGCTACCAGAACGCCAAGCTCGACAAGATCATCACCAACGCGCGCTTCGCCGAGAGCAAGACGCTGTACGACTCCTTCGTGAAGGACATGGTGCAGATCGCCTTCGACGAGGTGCCGCGCGTGCCGCTGTTCCAGCCGACCATGGACGTGGCCATGCAGAAGGACGTGCAGGGCTACATGTACTGGTTCCACCTGCAGCCGGACTACCGGCAGCTGTCGAAGGCCTGA
- the ubiA gene encoding 4-hydroxybenzoate octaprenyltransferase — MNTLAAPSRLALYLHLIRWDRPAGSYLLLWPTLAALWIAAGGFPGWHLLIVFVLGTFLMRSAGCAVNDVADRDFDRHVKRTAQRPVTSGALSPQEALRFGAVLAFTAFLLVLTTNLATIAWSVVALAVSIFYPFTKRFFSMPQAVLGVAFSFGIPMAFAAVRGEVPALAWWLLIGNLFWVLAYDTEYAMVDRDDDLKIGIRTSAITLGRFDVAGVMAFYAAYLAIWAALGAGLAMRWPYFAGLAVATAIALWHYTLIRGRSRDGCFRAFRLNHWVGFAVFAGVVVDLSMR; from the coding sequence ATGAACACGCTCGCGGCGCCCTCTCGTCTGGCGCTCTACCTGCACCTGATCCGCTGGGACCGCCCGGCCGGCAGCTACCTGCTGCTGTGGCCTACGCTCGCGGCGCTGTGGATCGCCGCCGGCGGCTTCCCGGGCTGGCACCTGCTGATCGTGTTCGTCCTCGGCACCTTCCTGATGCGCAGCGCCGGCTGCGCGGTCAACGACGTCGCCGACCGCGATTTCGACCGCCACGTCAAGCGCACCGCGCAGCGCCCGGTGACCAGCGGCGCGCTGAGCCCACAGGAGGCGCTGCGCTTCGGCGCCGTGCTCGCGTTCACGGCCTTCCTGCTGGTGCTGACCACCAACCTCGCCACCATCGCCTGGAGCGTGGTGGCGCTGGCGGTGTCGATCTTCTACCCCTTCACCAAGCGCTTCTTCTCGATGCCGCAGGCGGTGCTCGGCGTGGCCTTCAGCTTCGGCATCCCGATGGCCTTCGCCGCGGTGCGCGGCGAGGTGCCGGCGCTGGCCTGGTGGCTGCTGATCGGCAACCTGTTCTGGGTGCTCGCCTACGACACCGAGTACGCCATGGTCGATCGCGACGATGACCTGAAGATCGGCATCCGCACCTCGGCGATCACGCTGGGCCGCTTCGACGTAGCCGGCGTGATGGCCTTCTACGCCGCCTACCTGGCGATCTGGGCCGCGCTGGGCGCGGGCCTGGCGATGCGCTGGCCCTACTTCGCCGGCCTCGCCGTGGCCACGGCCATCGCGCTGTGGCACTACACGCTGATCCGCGGCCGCTCGCGTGACGGCTGCTTCCGCGCCTTCCGTCTCAACCACTGGGTCGGCTTCGCGGTGTTCGCCGGCGTCGTGGTTGACCTGTCGATGCGCTGA